The genomic DNA CGTGGTGCCTGCACGCCGccatgcacgtgccccattgttttcaatggggcttgagcataggcggaattcactttatgtggaggggtccagaacggatcccccgcataaggagaaggctgactgtacagagATCAGCCCAGTTTTTCAAACCTTGTTTTTAAGGGTCAAGGGCATAACTTCTGAATGTAAAACAAAGCATACACATTATATCTGTGCTTGCAGAGACTTTACATTTCTGTTTCTTGAACAACAACTTCTCTACACCCATGGTACATGATAAAGTTTGAAACTGTGGATATTCAAAACAATTGGTATTACAGGTGGATCTCCAATTCAAAGATAGAAACAACTTTGCTACTGTAAAAACCCTGAACATTCTTAAAGTAGctctttggatagctcctttggtATATTGTATCAGAATCCAGGAGGAGATTTGTAttactttatttaaaatgtattttttttctcctggacCATTCTTTGGTTCTTTTGTTCTAGTTCTTTggttccttttcccttttatgatcatagaatcatagaacatagaTTCTATAATTCTCGTGAACCATTCTTTGGTTCTTTTTCCCTTTTATGATAGGTAGATACAGTTTGACATCCCTGTTGCATTGTAAAATATTAGTTTGCTGAGAGCATAATCCAAAACATGACCACTTGGAAACTAGTCCAATAACGTCCAATAGGTCTTACTCCCTTTTAAGTGTCTTTTGGATTatggaaaaaaatcccaaaatagtgaaataataatttaagttttaATTACTTGCACTTCTtgattacttttattttaaaaattgcataagCCTTGTAACAGTTTTGTCTTAATGTTCTTGATATGTTTGGATCCAAAACCCCAGAGTGTACCAACAGGCAGTCACAAATTCACATGCACTTCTCATGTTTGTTCATTGATCCATTCATTCTTATATAGACAGATTGCACTTGCAGATCTTATAATCATCAATAAGACTGATTTGGTTTCACAAGAAGCTCTGATGAAACTGAAAACAGCTGTTAGGTGAGTGTAAATATGTTATCGTGgctggtgggtttttgtttgaatatttACTGTTTCCTTCCTATGGTATTAGGAAGGAATTAGAATTGCACACCACATGACAATTGTGACAAAATGCATTAGGACTCAAGAGAAAGATCCCTTTTGTTTGATGAATGTGCAGCTACATTTGTTTAccatttgcttttgtttgtgTCAGGCAGGCTTTACAGTGTCTGTGTAGTGAATAACTCACTCCTTTTTCATTCTTAGATTTTTAATATGTATCAGTGTCAACATttaatatgaatattttcaagagaaGGTTATATCAGTGGCTTAGTCACtctgaaatttttaaaagtgaaagaaGAGGGTATTCACTCTATGGACCAGAAGCGCTAAGGTATTATTCTAGCAGCAGATTGGAGAAGTGAAAAACCTTAACCCATAGTACATAACTGATTTGTGTCTCAGAGCTCCAGCTAGGACTTGGACTCTTCTCTACCAGCCATCTTGGCTTATGCAGTCAGTTTAAATCCTATAGTAGAGACAGGATCACTGATGCAGGCACCACTCAATGAAGTTTCCAGTCCTGGATGGAGCTATGGAGTTGTCAACTTTAAGACACTCTGATAGCTTCTGCAATGAATGGATATAATGGGTTCATCTTCTGGGGAAAGGAGGTCACTTTTTGGACCTGGATTTCTGGGGTTTGGTGAGCAGAGATGTTTGTGGTGGAGTTTTTATTTTTGTCAGTTtgcccttttttattttattttatttagttttgttttagaGGGCAGCAGGTTATAGTAAAAAATTTTAATGTCTTAAAAGATGCTACAGGGTTGTTAATTTGGCTGTGTAACTGAGTACCAATGTTCTTGACATACACTaatcactttctctctcttctttttgaaATTATTAGGTCCATAAATGGACTTGTCAAAATTTTAGAAACTCAGCGATCAAGGTAATGCAATGTAAAGCACACTTAGTAATTTCCACTTTTTATCCCGTTTGTGATTGTTCCCTGTTGttcttaaatgtatattttactaAGGAAAGAAAGATAATGACTCATAGATCCCTCTTTTGGCTTGGCTTTCTTCTTTGACTGTTTCTGGTGCATGAAAGATGAAGACTGAGGGACAACAGCTAGACTCTGCTGGCTGTTCTGCTTTACTCTATGACCATAGCTAGACTGGTTTAACCTAAGAATTTTGCATTACCTATACCTATGACAGAAAGTTTTATAAAATGTCATTGAATCATTTCTTCAGCCTGCCCATGCTATTAATTGAAATGCTTCAGAGtcatgaaacaaaacaaagaattcTATTCCCAAGCATTATAAAACAGTAATTTGTTTTGGCTGGATTTCAGTCCGGTTTGTGAAAAACAAATTTTCAGATTACTGTGAATAAAGCCCTAAAGGCAGATTCTGATTTTGTATCTAGAATTAAATGTCAAGCTATGTTTAAACTGTTGCAGAAGTCCCTTGACTGGCATCCCAATTCTCCATTGGGAATGTACACACCATAGCACCAATTCTCCATGTTCACAATTTTGCTAAAGAAGTTGACTCTCAGGGACATTGATACTTCAGACATATAATGTGGGGAAAGCTGTTGCCTTATTCACCAGTGCATGTTCTATGGTATATTTCTTGAGGACTGAAACATTCCCTAATGGGGAAGAAATAGCccttcaaaaaataaattaatgtgGAGACCTAGTCCAGATTCACATTGAAACTGATTTGTTGGTGCTTTGAAATGGCTATTTATGATTGTTTAATGAACTCCTAGTTCCCATCAACTCTAGCCAACATGGCAAATGGTAATACTAGAAGGTTCCTACCCTTGTTTTAATTACAtgttttcaaatttaaaacagatttggAAGGGAATAAAATGATTGCACCTAGACAAAGgccctcttcagactggccattaagatTTTCCTGGGGACGGTGTCGGGGTGtcgcgtccagatgatgcacaccctaactctgcccccagggcaccataaTGCTGCTCGCTGCTCCAcacggtgcatggcatcatggcgctcctctggcactgctttCATATGACTCAGTGCCGAAGGAGCGCTACCAAGCTGTGACAGCATAGCCATGGCGccttttccatggtgcaaaaaggagctgctttttgtgccctggaaaggccaaattggggctgcagcatgtggtttccacagccccgatccagctaggaaaggggcagcattgcACCGCCATTTCAGGGCTATTCTGTCGAGCCCCAAAGCCCACAAAACTTATCCACACACTGGTGCTAGAGTGCAATACTGGCTTGGTTTTGTTACATAGGCAAACTATGGGATATCCAACATGTGTAATTTCAAAGGTGCAGACAGAAACCTATTACTTTTTCCTGATTCCCTATCAGCTACATAGATTTAGAATAATATTGTTTCAACTGACTTCTTCATTCTGAGAATTATTCCTCTGCTATTATATACAAAGAGCTATATAGCAGTGCAGGTCTCACTCTTGTGTCCAGCATCCATTATAACAGCTTAATAGATGTTGTGGTAGGTTTGGGGGTTTTTGTGCTAGAGAATCAAGTGCAGTAATCCCTTGCTAttcctggacacacacaccccatggatATATAAAAAAACCACGGGATCTTACGTCCCATTCTTTTCAGTgggcacatgcacacgcacatgTGCACGTGCACCCATTTAAAAatccagggcttgccatccagaGAAACTGAAattgcagatggcaagtctgcagttGGTGCAGATGCACTGTGAGTATCAAGTGTTATGTGTGAAAGCTCATATATTAAGTGATAGTAACACCTATGTGTTGCAAATGAAACTagtaccaccactactactactactactacgtcCTCTTCTTCTACAGTAAAGGTCACTAGCTGAACACTGCATTTCCAAACATTTTAATCCTGTTAACAGATCCATTGATATAGCTTATTAGAAATTCTGCTTGCAATCGACTCCATGCTGGAGTCCTTTTATCCTGTTGCTAAACAGTTGCTGTATAAAAATTCTTCTCTGTAGTGACTGTCATTAGTTTATATGGATTACTGTTTCTATGGTTCTTTCTTTTGTTCATATATGAAGGAGGAATATGTTAAAGTAGCTTCAGCACCTTTTCACCctaacttttaaaattcttttgaaGGGAGCTTGGAACATAAAAAACTTGTCTTTCTTAATGCACTTCTGTCTAGGGGGCAAATCACATAACCAAtttattgctttttgttgttgatgatcaGAGTTGCTCTGTCagtatgaaaaataaatatacatattttaatgtcGTTTCAAGAACTGAATTATGAAGATGGGTGTCCAACTAATCAGTTGCATTTTGACATAACAGATGTTAATATATTATAGAAACTGAGTAACTAATAATAGACATTACATGTTGGTGGGTGGATATATAGATACATAGatgtattatttataatatacaaaggtatgttgtagcacctttgggacaaAGGGCGAGAACAGACCAGCAAGTTAAGCcaccttctgggtggcttgggagcacagcatttacacaccgcacactcccaagcccCCCGGAAGCCCCCCAGCCAATCACAAGGGAGCAGCTTCAGGATGCTTTGGGGATGTGGTCATTACACACCCCACaccagagcacccagaagccaccctGCACTTGAAGCTGGACTGTTTAAGGCGACCTTTTACTGGcacaaataggagcagatcttttccgtTCCTATTTGGGCCAGCTCCAGGGCGGATTTCTCATTATGAGAACAGAAAAGTAAAGAACAAATGATCATAACTGGAAGAACAGATTTTCCTTATGCACTTAATGTGtccattaaaatgttttatcttggAAGCATAACTATTGTAATCACGTTGGTCAATAAAAAGGAAACAATCCCAAAGAACTCTACCTATTTTTGCAGTCCTATTCCCAACATCCCATATATTTGGGATACATCGAATTTCCTTAATTCTTAAGAGAGGCCTTAAGGGAGGTACACTAGGCAGGACCCACATTTGGGAGGTGGGGAGGTTTCTCCAAGAAAACTTTTGCTCATGCTGTCTAAATGTATCCAAGAAAATCAAtcttattatgtttttttttttagagttgaTATTGCAGATGTCTTAGACCTCCATGCTTTTGATAGCTTTTCAGGAAAAAGGTAAGATTTAATATTATATTCCTTAATAAATCATTAGAGTTGATAGCTGTTGTGTAACTTTTATGAAGGAGTTACATGGATGCTGTTTTAGAAACCATAATGGTTACACACCCAGTTTTGGCAACTGCAGAATTATCCATTGTCTTTAAGAATCTGAGGCTGCTGTCAATACGCTTAGATTAGTAATGTTCTAAAAAATATGTTGACAGAGATTAGTCAACTGCAAATGAGTGCATGGAGGTGACATGAATTTATGGAGAGTGAATCCAGTTAACTTGTGAAATTACAGGCACTGATCAATTGGAAAAATATTTGTGCACTCTAGTACAACGGAGCcagtgtgatggtttgagtgttggactagggtaCTGGGAGACCAGCATTCGaatcctctctcagccatagaaaccttctgggtgaccttgggcaagtcccctTCTTAACAaattctgacaagaaaacccctgtgataggatcaccatacttcagaaatgtgtgtgtgtgtgtgtgtgtgtgtgtgtgtgtgtgtattcacaatATGAATGACAGATTCCTTGTGTTTCTGCTCAACATAATGCTAAATGCTGTTTACTTGTTCTAAGTTTTTGGCAGAGGCTGCAGCTTGAGGAAGCACCTCACCCAcatctagacaaggtaactgcATCACATTTCACCCTTCTGCCTGTACTGTGGTTCCACATTAAGCATGGTTTGCTAGAGTGTTTGTTACCACTTGCACATACAGTGCTATCAGATCTTACTTTTTCTTCCTCAGAATCCCAGGCATTTCTTTTGATCAGTCACCTTAGGATACAAAGGAACTTACTATGCAGCCCTCTGaataaaaagatggaaagaagCACTTAAGGACTTGTTTActttttgtttgaaaatattacagtttggaggtatatgtatatgtaaatctTTATCAAGtaacttattttttttatcaatgtAGCTTATTTTTagcctctctgtctctgtctctctctctctctctctctctctctctctctctctctctctctctctctctctgagtagACCAGATATATTCACTTAGCAGTCCTGTAGCATAAGTCAGATTTAACCACTGTCTCTTGAATGACACCAGAGGTAACACTTAGCATGTAGTCTTTGCTGATGGAGGGATGGGTTATTTATAGCTGATCAGAATAGTCAGAAAAAGTCTTGGCTGATGTATATGGAAGCTAAGATTTGAATCATTTTACTGCATCATATTGATTGTAGCAATTATACAATTGCTTGTTGCTTGTTCCACTTGTTTTTAGTTTGCAGCAGAAACTGTTCAGTCAATGGATGCCTCATATAAGCAAACAGAAAACCCTTATGGCAGCACAAGAGAAAGTCCATTAAATTTTGGACAAACTTTTATTACAAGccaacatgtaaatcactttattACCTCTAGTTCTAGTATATATTTTGCATGGGCCAGGTTTAATGAGTGTCTGTAATTATGGAAGAGAGGTTCATGGGTGATCCATATCATGAAAGAGTGTGCTCTTATAATGTGTTGGGCCTCTGTCACAAGACAGATGCATTTTAGAGTCCTTCTTGGCATCATGGCCAAATGTCTAGTTGTCCAATGAAAGAGTCAACTTGTATTAACAACCTTGTTTAATACTTTTTGCACCAGCCTGAAAGCTTGAGGTAGTGAAAGATATGAAGGCTGGAAATGGACTTGGGGGGTTAacttttttctgttgctaacCTGCTTGTACAGTTCTCATAGCTAATGGGTACAGAGAAATGGGTCACATTAGTGCACTTTGGTTTTCTTCATTTACCTCTGCACTATATAACCTTTAGGGGTCCATCTTCCTTGAAGAGGGTGTACACCTGTCTAGAGGCCCCATTTAGCCAACAGCTAAATTTGATCACCAGCTAGGGGTAGAATTAGTTTAGAGGCCCAGCTCTACCATTGAACTCAATGATAAAACAAGGTTCATCTAATTCACTTATATATTTGTAAGTCTGCTAAATGGAAATTAGTCTAAAGAAGAGGTAGTTCCCATTTCAAGAGACCTGTGTATAATGTATATTTTATGAATAAGTAATAGAACCAGAgctagtatggcatagtggtttgaatgttgaactatgactctagagaccagggttcaattcctgctcaaccttgaaacccattggatgaccttgggcaactcacatcctcccagtctcaggggaaagcaatggcaaacctcctctgaacaaatcttgccaagaaaaatcataatagattcaccttatggttgccataagtcagaaacagcttgatgGCACACAATATACACAGAATAGTCAGAATGGGATTCAGTGGTGACATCATAACAGTTGGAGTTGCCTCAGCAAGGTGTTGCTTGATGCCTTCATGGTGATGCATGGAGCTGTTATGTGGCATAAATATAGGTAAAACTCAAGGAAAGTCACTTAAGCctcacttgattttttttttcagacaacTACGTCACTATAAACTACAAGTTTAACATTTGATAAGAAAATGTTTGTATGGAATTCCAGGTGACACAAGGTGTTGGATGTTGGATCTGCTGTAACTGTTGTCAGAGCTTGTGCTGAAGCTACATGTGCCTTTAGTTACTGAATTTGGTCTGTGTAAAGAGTTTCAACATATTAAAAAAGCAGATATAATCATAAAAAACACCAACTGAAGGATGggtaaattgaggctgttgctTTCCCATTTGACTCTTTTCTTTAGGTGTTTGATTTTATATTCATTGTGCCCGGGCCTGAATTGGAAATAtagtattgttttatttattggaaAGTATTTTGCCCTTGCTGAAGAACTAAATGTAgcaatatgtatgtattttcagAGTATTATTACATCAACATTTGAAGTAGTAGGAAGTGCAGCTGAAGAAGACCTAAATGTGTTTGTTCAAGTAAGTACCTTAAAGGCCCAGctcacttttttgtttgttctctGCAAACAAAGGACAGTATGGGAAACATAAACAACCATGGCTGTGGAAAATGATGATTTAAACACTCTTGACTTTTCCCACAGGAAGAgtatttaatatataaattttaaaactcCTTATCTCTTTGTAGAATCTGCTGTGGGAGAAGAATGTCAAAGACAAGAGAGGTAACCCCATGGAAGTCATAAGACTCAAGGTTCAGTGCTCATTTTTACCAACAAAAATTTcagaagttttgtttgttttgagctGTTGATTGGGCATAATAAGTAGCTAACATGCACATCAGCCAAGCCTAAATTAATTTGGATGTTATCAGTTGAAGCTGTGTCGTATCAAAAATGTATGACCTGTTCAGAAATTTAACTTTGTCATGCCAAAGCCTGTGTAGCATGGTTCCTTACCATGCTCTTTGCGTAATAAGAATACATTACCTTCTTGAGATATGCTATGGCATAGTTCCTTCCCACATAAATATTATACAGTATCTCCCAATCTAAGGCAGTGATGATGTAAAAAGGAGCCATGTTGGAGGTTTCTGACATTGGTAAAATGCATGGGAAGCAGATATACTACAGTGGTTTCTGTGGCACAGGAATAATTTCAGAACAGATCCTTTTTTTGATTATGACTATGTTGTTAGCCAGTTGAggaggatttttatttatttatttatttatttatttactatttttcTTGTCACATTCAAGGGACTGTCCTCAAAATTCTTAATGTTAAATCAATCTATTTTTGTAATATCAGGATTGGTAGACCAAAATACAACTGTAAAATAACTTAACGGTAGACTAAAAAAATTGAAACGTTTCAAagatattttctgtatttttgctAGTTTAGATTTACtttctattttttccccaaattaaGAAGTGAACCTACGGAATGTGTTTAGTTCATTTTGATGTTGTCTACAGCCTCAAACAGATGGAGCAAAAAGAGCAGTCAGAGGCCACTCCTGCCTCGATCAGCACAACattgcagcaaccacacgcaCCCAGCCCCAATTTGGGCCACCaacagtcccaaatgggctgccagCAAAGGGCAGACTTCGTCTGCTCGTTTGTGGCTTCTGGCCCCTCtgtgggcatgtgtcatctaaacgctgCGCCAGAAGCCACACTTCACTGCCCGCCTGTTTCAGTTATACATAGTGTTAGCATGGCTTAAAATGAATGTATAGAACTAGTCATTTCAAACttctaattaattttatttctaattaGGGACTTGTGTCTATCAAAGACAAACCTCATCAGGTGATAGTTCAAGGTGTTCACGAGCTATATGATTTAGAGGAAACCACTGTCAAATGGACAGAAGAGGATGAACGAACAAATAGATTAGTTTTAATAGGTAAGGCAAATATATGCATTTCAAACATTCGTTATACAAAATCTCTGATTCTGCAAAgaatataatcaataatattGTTTTGATATAGTACTGTAGAGCAGAAAATGTGTTACAAATTTGAAATAGTATTTTTCAGATATGTCCAATCTTACTAAAATGAATATGGTATTTTTAGCAGCACTTAGTATCCCCTTTTCTTGGGATGTTTCTTTTTTTAGCAGTTTTGTAGCTtggatgtttatttatatatactttatataatCAATGAAGAGTGTGGATTTGGAAGAGTTTTGTCCTTTTGTGAATGCTGCTGTTCTTCCAAGAAGTTACCACCACATCAAAACAGAATATGAGTTTTGATGTGAGAGCTACCCTTGCCTCTTGCATTTAGGTAAGCCAAAAATGGCtggaagagattttaaaagaaagtatgAGAAGCTTGCCCTGTAACTCTCACCCATCTCTCAAAGTTGCAGAGCATCTGATTAGTCCATTTGTCTTCTTTCAATAATATAGGCACTCCTCAATACTTTAATGCTTTAATAATGTTATTCTTTTTGTGTTGTTCTGTCCATAGGTAGGAATTTGGATAAAGATATCCTTAAAGATGTCTTTATAACAACTGTgacaaagagagaggaaaatggcTGATGTCACCTTCCAAGGAAAAGCTGGTCAATACCTAATTTTTTTTAGAAcaactgagtttttaaaatatcttggaCTACTTTTCTGGTTTTGCTCTGCTGCTAAATATGAATTTCTCTGCAGTCAGCACATCTTTTTCTTCATTAAAGACATTGAATAAACTTGTTCCTTATGCCTTGGAATGTATATTTAAATAATGCAGTAATTATAATGTGAAACATGAAAGAACACTTGTAATCAAGCACTTTCTCATACACTTTAGGTGCCTTGCAACTGTTGCAACTGTTTGAGATAGtattggactgcatctcctatAATCCCTGGCTATTGTCCACACtaatggggctgatgggagttgtacttcTGGAAGACTAGACTTGTACTTCTGGAAGACTAGACTTTCCCCAACCCTGGTCTTCCCCCTTTCTGTGTATTGATTGCCTTGTTGAAAATTTAGTTACTAAAGGAAGATTGCTATGACTTCCTAATGAGTACAGTGTTAAAAAAGGTTAAGAAGTTAACAGCAGCTAACCAAAGGGAAACGTCTTTCTCAAGCACAACAGATACAGTAATCTTATTAGATGTTACGTATGAGGAAAAAGTTTACTGAATTCAAgaaaattttattgattaaagcATAGATCTATTGTGCAAATCAATGAAATATATACACTGTATTTCCAACTGAATGCAGTGGCAGAGCTTTAAAAGTGGTTGCTAGGGAAGAGCAAACAATGATAGTCCTGCATCAAGACTTAAAAGATCACATTTAGGGACCTAGTCTTTCTGAAGTGAGAGACcagcatttccccccctccccagtgtgCCAGAgtctggtaccatatttgtatcCATTGGTTACAGTTGTTCTTAGAAACTGCAGGTATTGGCTATAAACAATAATGTTTAATAAAGTTCCCACTGAAATAAAGTATCTTGTGTAAATTCACTTCACATTCAGTATTGCTACAGGAAAATATCCATCACATGACAGACCATATCATCTCTTGGTTTAACTCCCTTTAAACACATAATCTCTGATGaaatctctgtctctctcctcccacacacacacttctgcatTTTATACTTTCTTATCCCCTGCAGTCCCACctcacaatctctctctctctgaactaTGATTGGCTGCTTTGAAGCCAAGCCCATCCAGCACCTCCTTCACAGAAAGACACTTGATTTAACCCCCCCTCCTTGA from Sceloporus undulatus isolate JIND9_A2432 ecotype Alabama chromosome 2, SceUnd_v1.1, whole genome shotgun sequence includes the following:
- the LOC121920196 gene encoding COBW domain-containing protein 1-like: MEISSIEEEEDCPELVPIKDPEIKDHVEGDSLSSKTSKIPVTIITGYLGAGKTTLLNYILTEQHNKRIAVILNEFGEGSALEKSLAVSEGGELYEEWLELRNGCLCCSVKDNGLKAIENLMQKKGKFDYILLETTGLADPGAVASMFWVDAELGSDIYLDGIVSVVDAKYGLQHLREEKPSGLINEAARQIALADLIIINKTDLVSQEALMKLKTAVRSINGLVKILETQRSRVDIADVLDLHAFDSFSGKSFWQRLQLEEAPHPHLDKSIITSTFEVVGSAAEEDLNVFVQNLLWEKNVKDKRGNPMEVIRLKGLVSIKDKPHQVIVQGVHELYDLEETTVKWTEEDERTNRLVLIGRNLDKDILKDVFITTVTKREENG